One Helianthus annuus cultivar XRQ/B chromosome 7, HanXRQr2.0-SUNRISE, whole genome shotgun sequence genomic region harbors:
- the LOC110868253 gene encoding calcium-dependent protein kinase 1, producing MGNTCSGPNFSKNSFFQSVSAAIWTTRSVDEEVKEQQPPLSVVQHTPPEQMKIPKPEKKQEQEPVKPKKMKRVTSAGLRTESVLQRKTGNLKHFFTLGKKLGQGQFGTTFLCIDKGSGELYACKSIAKRKLLTDDDVEDVRREIQIMHHLAEHPNVISIKGAYEDAVAVHLVMELCAGGELFDRIVARGHYTERKAAELTRTIVGVVEACHSLGVMHRDLKPENFLLMNKREDAVLKTIDFGLSVFFKPGETFHDVVGSPYYVAPEVLNKNYGPEVDVWSAGVIVYILLSGVPPFWAETEEGIFEQVLHGDLDFSSDPWPSISDGAKDLVRKMLVRDPKKRLTAHEVLCHPWVQVDGVAPDKPLDSAVLSRMKQFTAMNKLKKMAIRVIAESLSEEEIAGLKQMFQMIDTDNSGHITFDELKAGLKRVGANLKESEIYDLMQAADVDDSGTIDYGEFVAATLHMNKIEKENHLFVAFSYFDKDGSGYITADELQHACVEFGIDVPFEELIQDVDQDNDGRIDYNEFVAMMQGPNNVDAKKNLETSFSLKLLGPLKH from the exons ATGGGGAATACCTGTTCTGGACCCAACTTTTCGAAAAACAGtttttttcaatcagtttccgcTGCAATTTGGACAACTAGATCAGTTGATGAAGAAGTTAAAGAGCAACAGCCACCATTATCTGTtgttcaacacacaccaccggaGCAAATGAAGATCCCGAAACCCGAAAAGAAACAAGAACAAGAACCGGTTAAACCGAAGAAAATGAAACGCGTTACGAGTGCCGGACTACGTACCGAATCCGTCTTGCAAAGAAAAACCGgaaatttgaaacatttcttcACTTTGGGGAAGAAGTTAGGCCAGGGGCAGTTCGGTACAACGTTTCTTTGTATAGATAAAGGTAGCGGTGAATTATACGCGTGTAAATCGATTGCAAAAAGGAAGTTGTTGACGGATGATGACGTGGAAGACGTGAGACGGGAAATTCAAATAATGCATCATTTAGCGGAGCATCCTAATGTTATTTCGATTAAAGGGGCGTATGAGGATGCGGTTGCGGTTCATCTTGTTATGGAGTTGTGTGCGGGTGGTGAGCTTTTCGATAGGATTGTCGCACGTGGACATTATACTGAAAGAAAGGCGGCTGAGCTTACGAGGACTATTGTCGGAGTGGTGGAGGCTTGTCATTCTTTGGGTGTTATGCATCGCGATTTAAAGCCCGAGAATTTTTTGCTTATGAATAAGAGGGAGGATGCAGTTCTTAAAACTATTGATTTTGGATTGTCGGTTTTCTTTAAGCCAG GTGAAACATTTCATGATGTGGTTGGTAGCCCATATTATGTTGCGCCCGAAGTCTTGAATAAGAATTATGGTCCCGAAGTTGATGTTTGGAGTGCAGGGGTGATCGTTTATATTTTACTTAGCGGGGTTCCTCCGTTTTGGGCCG AAACAGAGGAAGGAATATTCGAACAAGTCCTGCATGGTGATCTTGATTTTTCATCTGATCCATGGCCGAGCATTTCCGATGGTGCAAAAGATCTAGTGAGAAAAATGCTTGTTCGAGACCCAAAAAAGCGTTTAACTGCACATGAAGTTTTAT GCCATCCTTGGGTTCAAGTTGACGGTGTGGCTCCAGACAAGCCTCTTGACTCTGCGGTTTTGAGCCGCATGAAACAGTTTACAGCGATGAATAAGCTCAAGAAAATGGCTATTAGA GTTATAGCGGAAAGCCTGTCAGAAGAAGAAATAGCTGGGCTGAAACAAATGTTTCAGATGATAGATACCGACAACAGCGGTCACATTACTTTCGATGAACTTAAGGCTGGATTAAAACGAGTCGGTGCTAACCTTAAGGAGTCGGAAATCTATGATTTAATGCAAGCA GCAGATGTGGATGATAGCGGAACGATTGATTACGGAGAATTTGTGGCTGCAACGTTGCATATGAAcaaaattgaaaaagaaaatcATTTATTTGTGGCTTTCTCATACTTTGATAAGGATGGAAGTGGTTATATCACAGCCGATGAGCTTCAACATGCTTGTGTGGAGTTTGGCATAGATGTTCCCTTTGAAGAGTTGATTCAAGACGTTGACCAAGATAAT GATGGGCGCATAGACTACAATGAGTTTGTGGCCATGATGCAAGGACCAAACAATGTTGACGCTAAGAAGAACCTTGAGACTAGTTTCAGCCTTAAGTTACTTGGACCACTAAAACATTGA